A portion of the Sphaerochaeta pleomorpha str. Grapes genome contains these proteins:
- a CDS encoding DUF3427 domain-containing protein, with product METNQVRKQLPQNLHSGFIDASVPSSGNYGPHLVLNDPPRTKVLATLLQELDQCTSFVFSVAFITSGGLAMIFQSLCDAQKRGVKGKILTSDYLNFTDPKAIRDLWKKFPNIEVRVYSGKPFHTKGYLFYHGEEEYASMVIGSSNLTQEALATNREWNVRLVSLQQGDLLVKTQEEFNNAWSLSVPVSEAWLTHYEKLYKNVHVHTPYVPVFADDFLPGEEADINGITPNSMQSEALKSLASLRAKGKTKALLISATGTGKTFLCAFDVKAYRPGRFLYIVHREQIASESMKSFKQIVGTDASYGFLGGGESERDCHYVFSMIQTLSKDEVLHSFPPGWFDYIVVDEVHRSGGQSYQKVLDYFKPKFLLGMTATPERTDGFDIYALFDNTIAYEIRLNQALEADLLCPFHYFGISDLTIEGKPFEDFSTFSRLEMDEWVKRVQQTIDRYSIGLKRRRGLIFCSRNDDAVILSEKLNILGFRTLALSGKDDIESRNDAFRRLEIEDGPESLEYLIAVDIFNEGIDIPSLNQVILLRPTESAIIFVQQIGRGLRKCKGKEFLTIIDIIGNYTNNYMIPIALYGDSSYKKDSLRKVMGSGSLPLSGVSTVSFDRIAKERIYHAINGASFSSLKFLKEEYCKVRAKLGVVPSLVDFVRLDSISPLLFIENCKNYAVFKMKVESDWKPQLSTLHVQSLTFFSKVICPGLRPYESIVISLFLKGNSEITLALITQEVEKNYGFKPNTAKLLSALSVLGNGFFQEATRNGFGQIAYCSVSGECVRPTETFLNLLHDNDYKKELEDILLLGDYEYLHSNPVNRDSNDLVPYNKYTRQDVCRLLGWEKDESSTIYGYKLHYPTMTCPIFVTYDKDSESIDPGIDYQDKFISPSEFAWETRNQVHLDSKEPKAIRGEDPAGPFKSLLFVKKSDDEGTAFYYLGEMDFLSNFETIKHNKKGQTLSVVAMRFAMKQRVSDALYDYLCDGSISPSPQIAEFCS from the coding sequence ATGGAAACCAACCAAGTACGAAAACAACTTCCCCAAAATCTTCATTCGGGTTTTATCGATGCCTCAGTCCCTAGTTCGGGCAACTACGGGCCACATCTGGTTCTCAACGATCCTCCCCGCACTAAAGTGCTTGCCACCCTCTTGCAAGAACTCGACCAATGTACCAGTTTTGTTTTCTCCGTTGCCTTCATCACCTCAGGTGGCCTTGCCATGATTTTCCAATCTTTGTGTGATGCCCAGAAAAGAGGAGTGAAGGGAAAAATCCTTACTTCTGATTATCTTAATTTTACAGATCCTAAGGCGATACGTGACTTGTGGAAGAAATTTCCGAATATCGAAGTCAGAGTCTATTCGGGCAAACCCTTCCACACGAAGGGATATCTTTTCTACCATGGAGAGGAAGAGTATGCTTCTATGGTTATCGGAAGTTCCAACCTTACCCAGGAAGCATTGGCGACCAATCGGGAATGGAATGTTCGCCTGGTTTCCCTGCAACAAGGGGATTTGCTGGTAAAAACCCAGGAGGAATTCAATAATGCCTGGAGTTTATCCGTACCAGTAAGCGAGGCGTGGCTCACGCACTATGAAAAACTGTATAAAAATGTACATGTGCACACTCCCTATGTTCCTGTTTTTGCAGATGATTTTCTTCCTGGTGAAGAAGCCGATATCAACGGTATTACCCCCAATTCAATGCAGAGTGAAGCCTTGAAGTCGCTTGCTTCACTCCGGGCGAAAGGAAAAACCAAGGCCCTGCTCATCTCTGCCACCGGCACCGGCAAAACCTTTCTCTGTGCCTTTGATGTCAAAGCCTATCGCCCCGGTCGATTCCTCTATATCGTCCACAGGGAGCAGATAGCCAGTGAATCGATGAAGAGTTTCAAGCAGATAGTTGGAACCGATGCGTCTTATGGCTTTTTGGGAGGAGGGGAGAGTGAGAGGGACTGCCATTATGTCTTTTCCATGATCCAGACGCTCAGTAAAGATGAAGTCTTGCACTCGTTTCCTCCAGGTTGGTTTGACTATATTGTGGTCGACGAAGTGCATCGTTCCGGTGGCCAGTCTTACCAGAAGGTCCTCGATTATTTTAAACCCAAATTCCTGCTTGGCATGACGGCAACCCCTGAACGCACCGATGGCTTTGACATTTATGCTTTGTTTGACAACACCATTGCCTATGAGATCAGGTTGAACCAAGCACTTGAGGCTGATCTGCTCTGTCCGTTTCATTATTTCGGTATCTCAGACCTTACCATAGAGGGGAAACCCTTCGAAGACTTCTCGACTTTCTCCCGTCTTGAGATGGATGAATGGGTAAAAAGAGTCCAGCAGACTATCGACAGATACAGTATAGGTTTGAAACGACGACGGGGGTTGATCTTCTGTAGTCGAAACGATGATGCTGTCATCCTTTCTGAAAAACTCAATATTTTGGGGTTCAGAACCCTTGCACTCAGTGGAAAGGACGATATTGAAAGCAGGAATGATGCTTTCAGGAGACTGGAAATCGAAGATGGGCCTGAAAGCCTCGAATACCTTATTGCGGTGGATATATTCAATGAAGGCATTGATATTCCTTCCTTGAATCAAGTAATTCTGCTTCGTCCGACCGAGTCTGCAATTATCTTCGTCCAACAGATCGGGCGTGGACTGCGCAAATGCAAGGGCAAGGAATTTCTGACCATCATCGACATCATCGGCAACTATACCAATAACTATATGATACCCATCGCCCTCTATGGCGATTCCTCCTATAAAAAAGATTCCCTGCGCAAAGTAATGGGTAGTGGAAGTCTTCCTTTAAGTGGGGTTTCCACTGTCAGTTTCGACCGTATAGCAAAGGAGAGGATTTACCACGCTATCAACGGAGCATCGTTCTCCTCACTGAAATTTCTGAAAGAAGAATATTGTAAAGTCAGGGCGAAACTTGGTGTTGTTCCCTCTTTGGTGGATTTTGTCCGCCTCGATTCCATTTCGCCGCTTCTGTTTATAGAAAACTGCAAGAACTATGCAGTTTTCAAAATGAAAGTCGAATCTGATTGGAAGCCTCAGCTTTCGACGTTGCATGTGCAAAGCCTCACTTTTTTCTCGAAAGTCATATGCCCTGGGCTCCGTCCTTATGAGTCAATCGTGATTTCACTGTTCCTCAAGGGCAATAGTGAAATTACCCTTGCTTTGATTACCCAAGAGGTGGAGAAAAACTATGGGTTTAAACCAAATACAGCAAAGCTTCTCTCTGCTCTTTCGGTATTGGGGAATGGATTCTTCCAGGAAGCTACAAGAAACGGATTTGGCCAAATAGCGTATTGTTCTGTCTCAGGCGAATGTGTACGACCAACCGAGACCTTTCTCAATCTGTTACACGATAATGACTACAAAAAAGAACTGGAAGATATACTGTTGCTCGGAGACTATGAGTACCTGCATTCCAATCCGGTGAACAGGGATTCCAACGATCTGGTACCTTACAACAAATATACCAGACAGGATGTCTGTCGCCTCCTTGGATGGGAGAAGGATGAAAGCTCAACTATCTATGGCTATAAATTGCATTACCCGACCATGACTTGCCCGATTTTCGTTACCTATGACAAGGACAGTGAATCCATTGATCCCGGTATTGATTATCAGGATAAGTTCATTTCCCCGTCTGAGTTTGCCTGGGAGACCCGCAATCAGGTCCATCTTGATTCCAAGGAACCGAAGGCAATTCGAGGGGAAGACCCTGCTGGTCCCTTCAAGTCCCTGTTGTTTGTCAAAAAGAGCGATGATGAGGGGACTGCCTTCTATTACCTGGGGGAAATGGATTTCCTCTCCAACTTTGAGACAATAAAACACAATAAGAAGGGCCAAACACTGAGTGTTGTCGCAATGCGCTTTGCAATGAAGCAGCGTGTATCCGATGCATTATATGACTACCTTTGCGATGGAAGTATTTCCCCGTCCCCCCAGATAGCAGAATTTTGTAGTTAG